The Arcobacter lacus genome segment TGGTGCATATTGTTTTATAGTGCAAAGTAGAAGTAAACAATTTGTTATTAGAGATAGATACGGAATTAGACCGTTATCTATTGGGAAATTAAAAAGTGGTGGATATATAGTTGCTAGTGAAACTTGTGCTTTTGACTTAGTTGGTGCTGAGTTTATACGAGATGTAAGACCTGGTGAAATGCTTATTTTAGCTGAAGGTTGTGAGCCAGAATCTATTCAATTATTTGAACCAGAATTTAGACCATGTGCTTTTGAATACGTATATTTTGCTAGACCAGATTCTGTTATTGATGGTAAAAATGTATATACATCTAGAGAAAATATGGGCAAAGTTTTAGCTATGAATGATAAAAATAAAAATATCAAAATAGATATGGTTGTTCCTGTTCCAGATTCTGGAGTTCCTGCAGCTCTAGGCTACGCAACACAAAGTGGAATTCCTTTTAAATATGGAATCATTAGAAATCACTATGTTGGAAGAACTTTTATTGAGCCAACTCAAGAGATGAGAGATTTAAAAGTAAGAATGAAACTTAGTCCTATGAGATCTTTAATTGAAGGAAAATCTTTACTTGTTATTGATGATTCAATTGTAAGAGGAACAACTTCAAAAAGAATAGTAAAATTACTAAAAGAAGCAGGGGCTAAAGAAGTTCATTTCAGAGTTGCTAGCCCAGAAATAAAATTTCCATGTTTCTATGGAATTGATACTCCAAATAAAGAAGAATTAATTTCAAATAATATGAGTAAAGAAGAAGTTTGTAAATATATAGAAGCTGATAGTTTAGAATATTTATCGATTGATGATTTAGTAAATGCAATCGGAAATGATAGAAATTATGCACTTGAAAGTTTTGATGGAGATTACTTCGTAAAAGCGTAATGAGTGAATTAAAAAATGTATTAACTATCGGAAGATACTTAAAAAATAAATTTGGTGAAAAAGTTTACAAAATTCCTATTTCAATATCTGGATTTACTTGTCCAAATATTGATGGAACAGTAGCTCGTGGTGGTTGCTCTTTTTGTGAAAATGATTCTTTTAGCCCAAATTTACAAGAAAAAAGAACAAAATTTAAACTTAATCCTAAAATTAATGAGAATCCATATTTAGAAAATCAATTAAAACAGCTAGAAATGCAGTTTTTTGCTACAAAAAAAAGACTTGAAAATAAATTTGGTGTAAAAAAATTTATAGTTTATTTCCAATCTTTTACAAATACTTATGCTCCATTTGATACTTTAAAAGCTTTATATGAAAAAGCTTTGAGTTTTGATAATGTTATTGGTTTGAGTATTGGAACAAGAACAGATTGTATGACAGATGAAATTTTAGATTTTTTAGTAGAAAAGTCTAAAAATAAAGAGATTTGGATTGAGTATGGAATTCAGTCATTTTTTGATGAAACACTTGTAAAAATAAATCGTGGTGATAGTGTTTCTAATATGAAATATTGGATAAAAAGAACAAAAGATAGAGGATTGAAAGTTTGTGGACATTTGATTTATGGTTTGCCAAATGAAACACAAGAGATGATGCTTGAAACTTTTAAACAAACTTTAGAGTTAGAAGTTGATTCTATAAAATTCCACCCTTTATATGTAGTGAAAAATACACTTTTAACAAATGATTTTAAAAAAGGAAGATTTACTCCAATTTCTGAAGAACTATATATTGATACAGTTGTAAAATCTATTATAAATCTGCCTTCAAATATATCAGTTCAAAGAATAACTGCTGGAATAGATGATAGTAGTTTATTGTCACCACAATGGTGTAAAGATAAACATCAACAAATGAAAAATATTAGATTAGCTTTAGAAAAAGAGGGATGGAACTATTAAATAGTACCTTTTGGTACTATTTCATTTTTAAAAGGTAGTCAACTACATTTTCAATAAATGCATCATGTTTTTTATCTTTTCTATATGCAATATAAAGTTTTCTTAACATTTTTTGATTACCAATTCTTGATTCATATAAAGCACCAGCTTTTAATAGTGATTCAATTGCATTTCTTGAAACAATAGAAACAGTTGGAGTTAAATTTTTATCTGAGTGTAAAACAGTCTGAACTATTGTTGTTGCTGATGTAACTTCACTAGTTACATTAAATGTATCACAGTCAGGATAATTTGCTTTTTCAAGATTTTCTTTAAATAATAATCTTGTATTTGATTCAGGATTTCTACAAACCCATTTATAAGATAATAAATCTTCAGCTTTAGCTTTTAATGGAAGTTTTTGATTAGAAAATATTACAATTTCATCTTCCATCCATTCTCTATAGATGATTTCTTCATTTGGAATGTAATTTTCAACCAAAGCTATATCTATTTTTTTATCGAGTAAATCTTGAATAGCTTCATGAGAAACTGAAACATTTATAGATACATCATTATGAATATTTTCTTTTAAATTATTTAAAAATCTAGGAAGTATATAATTCCCGATTATAAAAGAAGCACCAAATACAAATGTTACATTTTTATTCATTATTTTTAATAGTTCTTTTTCAGCATTTGCGACACATTTTTCAATTTTAAGAGCAATTCCGTGAAGTATTTGCCCCTCTTTAGTTAATTTTATACCATTCTTTTTTCTGTCAACAATTTGAACATCTAAATAATCTTCAATAAATTTCATTTGTTGTGTTACTGCTGGTTGAGAAATTCCTAGCTTAGCAGAAGCTTTCGAAAAAGATTTTTCTCTAACAACAGTTAAAAAAGTTTCTAATTTTGCAAAATCAGTGAGCATTACAATCTCCAATAAATAAATTGAAAGAATAATAACATTTATTTATATATAGAATAATTAAGAGAAATAATGAATTTATATTATATATGGTATAATAAATAACAATTGGAGAGAAAATGTCTGAAAATTTATTATTATCATTAAATGATTCACAAAAAATTGCTGCTCAACATATCGATGGTCCATTACTTATTTTAGCTGGTGCCGGAAGTGGGAAGACAAAAACTATCACAACAAGACTTGCTTTTTTAATATCTATTGGTATAGATCCAAGTTCAATTTTAACTTTAACTTTTACAAATAAAGCAGCAACTGAGATGAGAGAACGAGCATTTTCCTTATTTGATTCATCTAAGATATTTACTCCACCTTTACTTTGTACTTTTCATAAATTTGGTTTACTATTTCTAAAATTTCATATGAGTGAATTGGAAAGAAAAAACAATTTTATTATAATTGATACAGATGATAAAAAAAGAATTTTAAAGTCAATTAATAAAGAGATTCCTTCTGCTCTTTTAGCTTCGGAAGTTTCAAAATATAAAAATTCAATATTAGCTCCAAGTGAAGTTAAAGCAACAGCACAGTTAAAACTTTATCAAGAAATAGCACAAATATATGAAGATTATGAAAACTATTTAGAAAAAAACAATTTAGTAGATTTTGATGATTTACTTCTTCTTCCTTATAAAATATTGAAAAACAATGAGAATTTAGCAAAACAAATTAGTCAAAAATACCAGTATATTATGGTAGATGAATATCAAGATACAAATGAGTTACAATATAGACTTTTAAGACTTTTATGTTCAAGCCATAATAATCTTTGTGTGGTTGGTGATGATGATCAATCTATTTATGGATGGCGTGGTGCGACTATAAAAAACATATTGAATTTTTCTGATCATTTTGAAAATAGTTTAGTTATAAAATTAGAAGATAATTATCGTTCAACAGATACTATTTTAAATCATGCAAATCAATTAATAGAGCATAATAGAGATAGATTAGGAAAAAAATTAATAGGAACTAGAACAAAAGGTGATTCTATAAGAATTTATGAATCAAATGATGAAAATGACGAAACAAGAAAAATTGTAGAAGATGTAAAAAAACTTATAGATAGTGGAGAAAATCCTAAAAATATAGCAATTTTATTTAGAGTAAATGCACTATCACGTTCTTTAGAAGAAGGATTTAACAAAGCAGGATTACACTATAAACTTGTTGGTGGAATGAAGTTTTACGAAAGAAGTGAAATTAAAGATTTAATTGCATACTTTAGAATTTTAACAAATCTAAATGATAATTTTTCTATAAAAAGAATCATAAATAAACCAAAAAGAGGTATAGGAAAAACAACAATTGAAAAA includes the following:
- a CDS encoding LysR family transcriptional regulator; this encodes MLTDFAKLETFLTVVREKSFSKASAKLGISQPAVTQQMKFIEDYLDVQIVDRKKNGIKLTKEGQILHGIALKIEKCVANAEKELLKIMNKNVTFVFGASFIIGNYILPRFLNNLKENIHNDVSINVSVSHEAIQDLLDKKIDIALVENYIPNEEIIYREWMEDEIVIFSNQKLPLKAKAEDLLSYKWVCRNPESNTRLLFKENLEKANYPDCDTFNVTSEVTSATTIVQTVLHSDKNLTPTVSIVSRNAIESLLKAGALYESRIGNQKMLRKLYIAYRKDKKHDAFIENVVDYLLKMK
- a CDS encoding ATP-dependent helicase, encoding MSENLLLSLNDSQKIAAQHIDGPLLILAGAGSGKTKTITTRLAFLISIGIDPSSILTLTFTNKAATEMRERAFSLFDSSKIFTPPLLCTFHKFGLLFLKFHMSELERKNNFIIIDTDDKKRILKSINKEIPSALLASEVSKYKNSILAPSEVKATAQLKLYQEIAQIYEDYENYLEKNNLVDFDDLLLLPYKILKNNENLAKQISQKYQYIMVDEYQDTNELQYRLLRLLCSSHNNLCVVGDDDQSIYGWRGATIKNILNFSDHFENSLVIKLEDNYRSTDTILNHANQLIEHNRDRLGKKLIGTRTKGDSIRIYESNDENDETRKIVEDVKKLIDSGENPKNIAILFRVNALSRSLEEGFNKAGLHYKLVGGMKFYERSEIKDLIAYFRILTNLNDNFSIKRIINKPKRGIGKTTIEKLEEKSIETGKSIFDLIQDLDAEGISLIVGKKNARTLKVFEASILDLRESLTQSKMRFLDNFEETFDYRASYDNLPDGFERQANIDEFYGYIRDYFIQNPHLDLKDFLNEIALENENDDYSGEAVSMMSVHASKGLEFKHLFIIGLEEGFFPITGDGSDLEEERRLGYVAITRAKDNLTLSFVHSRFYKGKRTVLSKSRFLSESGLIKGSLTIQKQADFKKGDIVSHKIFGMGRVEKVTSAGKDYKLTINFGGTKRDILSSFVEKA
- a CDS encoding TIGR01212 family radical SAM protein (This family includes YhcC from E. coli K-12, an uncharacterized radical SAM protein.) — its product is MSELKNVLTIGRYLKNKFGEKVYKIPISISGFTCPNIDGTVARGGCSFCENDSFSPNLQEKRTKFKLNPKINENPYLENQLKQLEMQFFATKKRLENKFGVKKFIVYFQSFTNTYAPFDTLKALYEKALSFDNVIGLSIGTRTDCMTDEILDFLVEKSKNKEIWIEYGIQSFFDETLVKINRGDSVSNMKYWIKRTKDRGLKVCGHLIYGLPNETQEMMLETFKQTLELEVDSIKFHPLYVVKNTLLTNDFKKGRFTPISEELYIDTVVKSIINLPSNISVQRITAGIDDSSLLSPQWCKDKHQQMKNIRLALEKEGWNY
- the purF gene encoding amidophosphoribosyltransferase, translated to MCAIVGIFGNDNAARLASVALFAMQHRGQEATGISSSCDGKIYTKKDRGLVSEVFTDAALKYLKGNMAIGHNRYSTAGGDSILDAQPVYAKYKLGEISIVHNGNLINKDEVRQDLIDKGAIFQTGMDTENLIHLIAKNTKDRLRDRIKEALEKTIGAYCFIVQSRSKQFVIRDRYGIRPLSIGKLKSGGYIVASETCAFDLVGAEFIRDVRPGEMLILAEGCEPESIQLFEPEFRPCAFEYVYFARPDSVIDGKNVYTSRENMGKVLAMNDKNKNIKIDMVVPVPDSGVPAALGYATQSGIPFKYGIIRNHYVGRTFIEPTQEMRDLKVRMKLSPMRSLIEGKSLLVIDDSIVRGTTSKRIVKLLKEAGAKEVHFRVASPEIKFPCFYGIDTPNKEELISNNMSKEEVCKYIEADSLEYLSIDDLVNAIGNDRNYALESFDGDYFVKA